In Acidobacteriota bacterium, a single window of DNA contains:
- a CDS encoding cytochrome C oxidase subunit IV family protein, with protein MTSDHAAMAGDHAAEIDRHVRVYITVFVALMALTIITVAVSYLHLPVPIAVTVALLVATVKGSLVACYFMHLISEKKLIYAVLVLTAVFFAALLALPAVTHSSGYWIHE; from the coding sequence ATGACGAGCGACCACGCAGCCATGGCGGGCGATCACGCAGCGGAGATCGACAGGCACGTCAGGGTCTACATCACCGTCTTCGTCGCGCTCATGGCCCTGACCATCATCACGGTGGCGGTCTCATACCTCCACCTTCCCGTGCCGATTGCCGTGACCGTGGCGCTGCTCGTCGCGACCGTCAAGGGATCGCTTGTCGCGTGCTACTTCATGCACCTGATCTCCGAGAAGAAGCTGATCTACGCGGTCCTCGTGCTGACCGCGGTGTTCTTCGCCGCGCTGCTGGCCCTTCCCGCCGTCACGCACAGCAGCGGCTACTGGATTCACGAATGA
- a CDS encoding cytochrome c oxidase subunit 3, whose translation MEIPYTVEVRRDTGLTNGKIAIWLFLASEVMLFGALFASYILIRSGAPSWPRGDTILNVPLATFNTIVLISSSVTMVMAWASLMRARFGTYRIYMGATILLGFVFLVVKYFEYSHKFHDGLYPGTSNFLAIYFTLTGLHMLHVFGGMVVNAYLWGPGAKLWKTNPVWLTNRVENSGLFWHFVDLVWIFLFPTLYLL comes from the coding sequence ATGGAGATCCCCTACACCGTGGAGGTTCGCCGCGACACGGGTCTGACGAACGGCAAGATCGCCATCTGGCTGTTCCTCGCGTCGGAGGTCATGCTGTTCGGAGCCCTCTTCGCGAGCTACATCCTGATCCGATCGGGGGCGCCGAGCTGGCCGCGGGGAGACACGATTCTGAACGTCCCGCTGGCCACGTTCAACACGATCGTCCTGATTTCGTCCTCCGTCACGATGGTCATGGCCTGGGCGTCGCTGATGCGCGCCCGCTTCGGAACGTATCGGATATACATGGGGGCGACGATCCTGCTCGGGTTCGTCTTCCTCGTCGTCAAGTATTTCGAATACAGCCACAAGTTCCACGACGGGTTGTATCCCGGCACCAGCAACTTCCTGGCCATCTACTTCACCCTGACCGGCCTGCACATGCTCCACGTGTTCGGCGGGATGGTGGTGAACGCCTATCTGTGGGGCCCCGGCGCGAAGCTCTGGAAGACGAATCCGGTGTGGCTCACCAACCGGGTCGAGAACTCGGGCCTCTTCTGGCATTTCGTGGATCTGGTCTGGATCTTTCTCTTCCCCACTCTGTATCTTCTGTAG